From the Spiroplasma sp. BIUS-1 genome, one window contains:
- a CDS encoding Gfo/Idh/MocA family protein, which yields MIKFGTIGTSKITEQFIESAVKNPNCKVVCCYSRDKMRAQGLIRSHKLYAKAVDSFDQMLDEVDAVYIASPNGLHYEQAKYFLAQQKHVLLEKPLTLSFNQALELIEIAKRNNVFLMEAYKTFHCPQFSHLFEFTKKYQPFIANLNLNKYSSRMDKVKMGQFDSVFDSTLGKGSTYDMLIYPVELSIALFGPVVEVKSMGQKLINGSGMNDCVILRHENGELTNIVCSKASNGRIDSELLSDIATLTFKNVIQLEEISVHNTNSEESQLIHKTQDDKDLFDYEIAVFLKMILENDFQLRDYLLDISCETVRVLNIVENNQEKLGDN from the coding sequence ATGATTAAATTTGGAACTATAGGTACTTCAAAAATAACAGAACAATTTATTGAGTCTGCTGTTAAAAATCCGAATTGTAAAGTTGTATGTTGTTACTCAAGAGATAAAATGAGAGCTCAAGGATTAATTAGAAGTCATAAACTTTATGCAAAAGCTGTAGATAGTTTTGATCAAATGCTTGATGAAGTTGATGCAGTATATATTGCTTCACCAAATGGTTTACACTATGAGCAAGCAAAATATTTTCTTGCACAACAAAAACATGTTTTGTTAGAAAAACCTTTAACTCTTTCATTTAATCAAGCATTGGAATTAATTGAAATTGCAAAAAGAAATAATGTTTTCTTAATGGAAGCTTACAAAACTTTTCATTGTCCTCAATTTAGTCATTTATTTGAATTTACAAAAAAATACCAACCATTCATTGCAAATTTAAATTTAAATAAATATTCTTCAAGAATGGATAAAGTTAAAATGGGGCAATTTGATTCTGTTTTTGATTCTACTTTAGGAAAAGGTTCTACTTATGACATGTTAATATATCCAGTTGAATTAAGTATTGCACTTTTTGGTCCTGTAGTTGAAGTAAAATCAATGGGTCAAAAATTAATCAATGGAAGTGGAATGAATGATTGTGTTATTTTAAGACATGAGAATGGAGAACTTACAAACATAGTTTGTAGTAAAGCAAGTAATGGAAGAATTGACAGTGAATTGCTTTCAGATATTGCAACACTAACTTTCAAAAATGTTATACAATTAGAAGAGATTAGTGTGCACAATACAAACTCTGAAGAATCACAACTTATTCATAAAACACAAGATGATAAAGATTTATTTGATTATGAAATAGCTGTATTTTTAAAAATGATCTTGGAAAATGATTTCCAATTAAGAGATTACTTATTAGATATTAGTTGTGAAACTGTAAGAGTTTTAAATATTGTCGAAAACAATCAAGAGAAATTAGGAGATAACTAA
- a CDS encoding AAA family ATPase, whose protein sequence is MNTYKGKISRFIFKGDNGFAIAVFILFNNEKKSITLTGPIGYMKMGIVYEITGEEVEDIKRNQKNFAVKSFTQVKHFDTEGLIKYLSSPTFPTVGKKLAENIVDHFKDDVFKKIMDNKEELLKVQDMTKEKAEIIYDVIVSKFGDNKVLDVFVENNLKMEFLNILQREFEDVNLMEQILKEDFYNWANQNKLQPFVEVDKVCLAFGMDEFDERRVSWYANEFVKEILFKEGNTYTSLDELMKKLRPQFNLSQQDIYNKLVYAKTEKILYFKNEKIYTNESYEDEQYIAKELIDLSLKSNFIKREIDFDAKLKEVEEFISSRNGIEEFKYNDEQVQAIRNFIDNDISIITGGPGTGKTTVITGIVKMYELVYNDSNYAITAPTGRAAGKIKDDSGFKTSTIHRLLQYSGNDVFEANESKPIYKNLVVIDECSMIDNHLFASLLKGVKGIKKILLVGDAEQLPSVSYGNLYEDLIECNQFKTTRLVKNNRQKTNNGEVNSIIDLSNAIKNEQIKEFDFENSTNVDFVFSSDFDESIKTLKEVYSDLNPSNIEDQLNNIQIIAPMYKESLGIDNINAFIQNLVNPATSKVYKRYDAEFRVNDKVMYIENDPVLELSNGDVGYIKELNFIGEKLKSAIVVFNGRNIEMGNNSFQKVKLNYACSIHKTQGSEYKNTILVLDGKNRVSNFVLNKKMLYTAITRAKEKLIVISDMNLFVKSSYKAAKQRLTTLKETINLLNNK, encoded by the coding sequence ATGAATACATACAAGGGAAAGATAAGTAGATTTATTTTTAAAGGTGACAACGGTTTTGCTATTGCTGTTTTCATTTTATTTAATAATGAAAAAAAATCTATAACTTTAACAGGTCCCATTGGCTACATGAAGATGGGAATAGTGTATGAAATAACAGGAGAAGAAGTTGAAGACATAAAAAGAAATCAAAAAAACTTTGCAGTAAAAAGTTTTACTCAAGTTAAACATTTTGATACAGAAGGTTTAATAAAATATTTAAGTTCTCCAACATTTCCAACAGTAGGGAAAAAGTTAGCAGAAAATATTGTAGATCATTTTAAAGATGATGTATTTAAAAAAATAATGGACAACAAAGAAGAACTTTTAAAAGTTCAAGACATGACAAAAGAAAAAGCAGAAATTATTTATGATGTTATAGTTTCTAAGTTTGGAGACAATAAAGTTTTAGATGTGTTTGTTGAAAATAATTTAAAAATGGAATTTTTAAATATCTTGCAAAGAGAATTTGAAGATGTAAATTTAATGGAACAAATTTTAAAAGAGGACTTTTATAACTGAGCAAACCAAAATAAACTACAACCATTTGTGGAAGTTGATAAAGTTTGTTTAGCTTTTGGAATGGATGAGTTTGATGAAAGAAGAGTTTCTTGATATGCAAATGAATTTGTAAAAGAAATTTTATTCAAAGAAGGAAACACTTATACTTCTCTTGATGAGTTAATGAAAAAGTTAAGACCACAATTTAATTTGAGTCAACAAGATATTTACAATAAACTTGTATATGCTAAAACAGAAAAAATACTTTACTTTAAAAATGAAAAAATATATACAAATGAAAGTTATGAAGATGAACAATATATTGCAAAAGAACTTATTGATCTTTCTTTAAAATCAAATTTCATTAAAAGAGAAATTGACTTTGATGCAAAACTAAAAGAAGTTGAAGAGTTCATAAGTTCTAGAAATGGAATTGAAGAATTTAAATACAATGATGAACAAGTACAAGCTATTAGAAACTTTATTGACAATGATATATCAATAATTACTGGTGGACCTGGAACTGGAAAGACAACAGTTATTACTGGAATTGTAAAAATGTATGAATTAGTTTATAACGATTCAAATTATGCAATAACAGCTCCAACAGGAAGAGCTGCAGGAAAAATTAAAGATGATTCTGGTTTTAAAACTTCAACAATTCATAGACTTCTTCAATATTCTGGAAATGATGTTTTTGAAGCAAATGAATCAAAACCAATTTATAAAAATCTGGTTGTTATTGATGAATGTTCAATGATTGATAATCATTTATTTGCATCTCTTTTAAAAGGTGTAAAAGGAATTAAAAAAATATTATTAGTAGGAGATGCAGAACAATTGCCAAGTGTAAGTTATGGTAACTTATATGAAGATTTAATTGAATGTAATCAATTTAAAACAACAAGACTTGTTAAAAACAATAGACAAAAAACAAATAATGGAGAAGTTAACTCTATTATTGATCTTTCAAATGCCATTAAAAATGAACAAATCAAAGAATTTGATTTTGAAAATTCTACAAATGTTGATTTTGTCTTTTCAAGTGATTTTGACGAATCTATAAAAACACTTAAAGAAGTTTATTCTGATTTAAACCCTTCAAATATAGAAGATCAGTTAAACAATATACAAATAATAGCTCCAATGTATAAAGAATCTCTTGGAATAGACAATATTAATGCATTTATTCAAAACTTAGTAAATCCAGCAACTTCAAAGGTTTACAAAAGATATGATGCTGAATTTAGGGTAAATGATAAAGTTATGTACATTGAAAATGATCCAGTTCTAGAGTTATCGAATGGAGATGTTGGATATATTAAAGAATTAAACTTTATTGGTGAAAAGCTAAAATCAGCAATAGTTGTATTTAATGGAAGAAATATTGAAATGGGAAATAACTCATTTCAAAAAGTTAAACTAAACTATGCATGTTCTATTCACAAAACCCAAGGAAGTGAATACAAAAACACTATTTTAGTGCTGGATGGAAAAAATAGAGTTTCTAACTTTGTTTTAAATAAAAAAATGCTTTACACTGCAATTACTAGGGCAAAAGAGAAATTAATAGTGATTTCAGATATGAATTTATTTGTAAAATCCTCTTATAAAGCAGCAAAACAAAGGTTAACCACTTTAAAAGAAACAATTAATTTATTGAATAATAAATAA
- the coaBC gene encoding bifunctional phosphopantothenoylcysteine decarboxylase/phosphopantothenate--cysteine ligase CoaBC, translating to MKKQVNLIVTGGIAASKSKELYDLLSQEYEVKLILTKNAKKFVDFKGIEYIDDIFDRDFYDQHHYADHIKIAFESTLNIVYPASYNFIGKIASGIANDIASLVFAVSSYNTLLFPSMNSNMYLNPILQRNKQILLDTKKVEWIEPKFGKLASGHEGVGRALEPKEVFESVQKYLNTFEKLKDKAVLLNFGKTRSYIDKVRYITNASSGKMGMELKNILKNHSKSLKTVFGDTLTPNNIDENNTYVKTNKEMLDSMLANFEQSDIVICSAALYDFEVENYVDKKIEKRQSDVKDMKLEFSPAIDVLKELGKVKKHQFLVGFSLANDFDLEKAWNKVNEKNLDMLVINLASAMESDYNQIKILVTKTKELIEFDQLRKDEVAFNIIKTINENI from the coding sequence ATGAAAAAACAAGTTAATTTAATAGTTACTGGCGGAATTGCTGCTAGTAAATCAAAAGAACTTTATGATCTTTTAAGTCAAGAATATGAAGTTAAATTGATATTAACTAAAAATGCTAAAAAGTTTGTTGATTTCAAAGGTATAGAATATATAGACGATATCTTTGACAGAGACTTTTATGATCAACATCACTATGCAGATCATATTAAAATAGCTTTTGAAAGCACTTTAAATATAGTTTATCCAGCAAGTTATAACTTTATTGGCAAAATAGCTAGCGGAATTGCAAATGACATTGCAAGTTTAGTATTTGCAGTTTCATCTTACAACACCCTTCTATTTCCAAGTATGAATTCAAACATGTATTTAAACCCTATTTTACAAAGAAATAAACAAATACTTTTAGATACAAAAAAAGTAGAATGAATTGAACCTAAATTTGGCAAACTTGCTAGTGGTCATGAAGGAGTCGGAAGAGCTTTAGAACCAAAAGAAGTATTTGAATCAGTTCAAAAGTATTTGAATACTTTTGAAAAACTTAAAGATAAAGCTGTTTTACTTAACTTTGGAAAGACAAGAAGTTATATAGATAAAGTCAGATATATCACAAACGCAAGCAGTGGCAAAATGGGTATGGAATTAAAGAACATATTAAAAAATCACTCTAAAAGCCTTAAAACAGTGTTTGGAGACACTTTAACACCTAACAATATTGATGAAAATAACACTTATGTAAAGACAAACAAAGAAATGCTTGACTCAATGTTGGCAAACTTTGAACAAAGCGATATTGTAATTTGTTCTGCTGCTTTATATGATTTTGAAGTAGAAAACTATGTAGATAAAAAAATAGAAAAAAGACAAAGTGATGTAAAAGACATGAAACTTGAGTTTTCTCCTGCCATTGATGTTTTAAAAGAACTTGGAAAAGTAAAAAAACACCAATTTTTAGTAGGATTTTCACTTGCAAATGACTTTGATCTAGAAAAAGCTTGAAATAAAGTAAATGAAAAGAACCTTGATATGCTAGTTATTAATTTAGCTTCAGCCATGGAATCAGATTATAACCAAATAAAAATACTTGTTACAAAAACAAAAGAATTAATTGAATTTGATCAATTAAGAAAAGATGAAGTAGCTTTTAATATTATAAAAACAATAAATGAAAACATTTAA
- the nagA gene encoding N-acetylglucosamine-6-phosphate deacetylase codes for MILKNAKIVLENKVINNGWVELENRVIKSVNEGTTDLEGMDLKGKWLMPGFIDCHVHGGYGVDFESGTIEAFEKFSKNVAQEGITSYVQGSVTNSKENNKKYLTEFAKFMQSPMIGSKCLGLHLEGPFISKEKKGAHELSLLENPNIESLKELINFSNDNIRIVTYAADLQDGSFTKFMLENNILPSVGHTNMSFSECEKDYEIGFRHVTHLFNGMSGVSQYEPGLASFSLFKDDILCELITDGIHIEKDTLKLVYKIKGPENICIITDAMNAKGLDDGEYKLGNLEVIKKGMKVSLKDSGVLAGAGATYDHNIRTMIEANPQIEMSDLIKMTSTNIAKQLNIFDSTGSIEVNKFADLVVLNDKLEVEKTFVEGKVVYER; via the coding sequence ATGATTTTAAAGAATGCAAAAATAGTATTAGAAAACAAAGTTATTAACAATGGATGAGTCGAACTAGAAAATAGAGTAATTAAATCAGTAAATGAGGGAACAACTGATTTAGAAGGTATGGATCTAAAAGGGAAATGATTAATGCCTGGATTTATTGACTGTCATGTTCATGGTGGTTATGGTGTTGATTTTGAAAGTGGAACAATTGAAGCTTTTGAAAAGTTTTCAAAAAATGTAGCTCAAGAAGGTATTACAAGCTATGTTCAAGGAAGTGTTACTAATTCAAAAGAAAATAACAAAAAGTACTTAACTGAATTTGCAAAATTTATGCAAAGTCCAATGATAGGTTCTAAATGTTTAGGATTGCACTTAGAAGGTCCTTTTATTTCTAAAGAAAAAAAAGGAGCTCACGAATTATCATTATTAGAAAATCCCAACATTGAGTCATTAAAAGAATTAATCAATTTTTCAAATGACAATATTAGAATAGTTACTTATGCAGCTGACTTACAAGATGGAAGCTTTACTAAGTTTATGTTAGAAAATAACATATTGCCAAGTGTTGGTCATACAAATATGAGTTTTTCAGAATGTGAAAAAGATTATGAAATAGGATTCAGACATGTAACTCACTTATTCAATGGTATGAGTGGTGTTAGTCAATATGAACCTGGTCTTGCTTCATTTAGTTTATTTAAAGATGACATACTTTGTGAACTTATAACTGATGGAATTCATATAGAAAAAGATACTTTAAAACTAGTTTATAAAATAAAAGGACCTGAAAATATTTGTATCATAACTGATGCTATGAATGCAAAAGGTTTAGATGATGGTGAATATAAACTTGGTAATTTAGAAGTTATAAAAAAAGGAATGAAAGTTTCTTTAAAAGATAGTGGTGTTTTAGCTGGAGCTGGAGCAACTTATGATCACAACATAAGAACTATGATTGAAGCAAATCCTCAAATTGAAATGAGTGATTTAATTAAAATGACATCAACAAATATTGCAAAGCAATTAAATATTTTTGATTCAACAGGAAGCATTGAAGTAAATAAATTTGCAGACCTAGTTGTTTTAAATGACAAACTTGAAGTAGAAAAAACATTTGTAGAAGGGAAAGTTGTATATGAAAGATAA
- the deoC gene encoding deoxyribose-phosphate aldolase yields the protein MELNKYIDHTLLKADAKKSEIEKLCLEAKEFDFATVCINPGQIAYAKSLLADTNVGITTVVGFPLGATTSEVKAFETKQAIENGATEIDMVINIGAVKDANWDLVLNDMKAVKSAAPNNCVKVILENCLLTKEEITKCCELALEAKLEFVKTSTGFSTGGATFEDVALMKSVVKDNAKVKAAGGVRTFDDAMKMIENGADRLGTSGGVAIVQGQEHKNGY from the coding sequence ATGGAATTAAATAAATATATTGATCACACTTTATTAAAAGCTGATGCTAAAAAAAGTGAAATAGAAAAATTATGTTTAGAAGCAAAAGAATTTGATTTTGCAACAGTTTGTATAAACCCTGGACAAATAGCTTATGCTAAAAGTTTATTGGCAGATACAAATGTTGGTATTACAACTGTTGTTGGTTTTCCTTTAGGAGCAACAACAAGTGAAGTTAAAGCTTTCGAAACAAAACAAGCAATTGAAAATGGAGCAACTGAAATTGATATGGTAATCAATATTGGTGCTGTAAAAGATGCTAATTGAGATTTAGTTTTAAATGACATGAAAGCTGTAAAAAGTGCAGCTCCAAATAACTGTGTAAAAGTTATTTTAGAAAATTGTTTATTAACAAAAGAAGAAATTACAAAATGTTGTGAATTAGCTTTAGAAGCTAAATTAGAATTTGTTAAAACTTCAACAGGATTTTCAACAGGGGGAGCAACTTTTGAAGATGTAGCTCTTATGAAATCTGTTGTTAAAGATAATGCAAAAGTTAAAGCTGCTGGTGGAGTTAGAACTTTTGATGATGCTATGAAAATGATCGAAAATGGAGCAGATCGTTTAGGAACAAGCGGTGGAGTTGCTATTGTTCAAGGACAAGAGCACAAAAACGGTTACTAG
- the rpsU gene encoding 30S ribosomal protein S21, with amino-acid sequence MASVVVREGEPIEKALKRFQKVAASNKSEARRREYHLSKKEKRIYKQKQNKKFG; translated from the coding sequence ATGGCAAGTGTTGTTGTACGCGAAGGTGAACCAATTGAAAAAGCACTAAAACGTTTTCAAAAAGTAGCTGCTTCAAACAAATCAGAAGCAAGAAGACGTGAATATCATTTAAGTAAAAAAGAAAAACGTATTTACAAACAAAAACAAAACAAAAAATTTGGATAA
- a CDS encoding PTS transporter subunit EIIC: MTSKQFNGFDVSWYTKNKMKSFLKKVGASFGFVIVLMPIFGIILSIGNAANLDVLKNIGNILFANIGLYFTIAIIIGFTSNKGSAVLAGILSYLVFNIFISSFIQNPDKSFFNIWFWKNLQSNAYLTKFFFGNIKTFNSGVVGGILIGVYVTYIFNRFKDTNLPKGLEFFSKEKLTIIISVFSSIIFASFFIIVWPVIGFTLTFIGSGVAKSPIGIDSFIFRTFQRMLIPFGSSLLWQSPMWYTQIGGNLVEYQQDLLIQYLIRTQELTPDLITNLLSITAKGNDQTSIIAIINNVLGDKDLNNVMNDWFTNTQEIFSKTGDQFIWIAVSNSKLITIDDCWNVGFRVSRFISGGYVNSIFTLPAISCAMLFLTPKGERRNKMGMYITAGLTAMLIGVTEPVEYLFCYTMPLFYFAIYCPFNGIIAALTSIFKVKIGTSFSTGIFDFTLSGIVPTVNGADTRIWIIPIIGLIAATIMFFATYFWFKYYNEKEKRVNIKARNLRDSLYLFLDEIGGIRNIKNYQINDNKLNISFKREPEVSKLFNTFDVIEKNNNEYKLQIKENKMEVIELTNYIISNRITKKGN; encoded by the coding sequence ATGACTTCAAAACAATTTAATGGATTTGATGTATCTTGGTATACAAAAAACAAAATGAAGAGCTTTTTAAAAAAAGTTGGTGCAAGTTTTGGTTTTGTTATTGTCTTAATGCCTATATTTGGTATTATTCTATCTATTGGAAACGCAGCTAATTTAGATGTTTTGAAAAACATTGGAAATATTTTATTTGCAAATATTGGTCTTTACTTCACGATAGCTATAATAATTGGCTTTACTTCAAATAAAGGATCTGCAGTATTGGCAGGAATTCTTTCTTATTTGGTTTTTAATATTTTTATATCAAGTTTTATTCAAAATCCAGATAAATCTTTTTTCAATATTTGATTTTGAAAAAATCTTCAAAGTAATGCTTATTTAACTAAATTCTTCTTTGGAAATATTAAAACTTTTAACTCTGGGGTTGTTGGAGGAATTCTAATTGGTGTTTATGTAACTTATATTTTTAATAGATTTAAAGATACAAACTTACCAAAAGGATTAGAATTCTTTTCTAAGGAAAAGTTAACAATAATAATTTCTGTATTTTCTTCAATTATATTTGCTTCTTTTTTTATAATTGTTTGACCTGTTATTGGATTTACTTTAACTTTTATTGGAAGTGGAGTTGCAAAGTCTCCAATCGGAATCGATTCGTTTATATTTAGAACTTTTCAAAGAATGTTAATTCCTTTTGGATCAAGTTTATTATGACAATCTCCAATGTGATACACACAAATAGGGGGAAATCTTGTTGAATATCAACAAGACTTATTAATACAATACTTAATAAGAACTCAAGAACTTACTCCTGATTTAATAACTAACTTGTTATCGATAACTGCTAAAGGAAATGATCAAACAAGTATTATAGCTATTATAAACAATGTTTTAGGAGATAAAGATTTAAATAACGTAATGAATGATTGATTTACAAATACTCAAGAGATATTTTCAAAAACAGGAGATCAGTTTATTTGAATTGCTGTTTCAAACAGTAAATTAATCACAATCGATGATTGCTGAAATGTAGGTTTTAGAGTAAGTAGATTTATTTCTGGTGGTTATGTTAATTCAATCTTTACATTACCTGCAATTAGTTGTGCAATGTTATTTTTGACACCAAAAGGTGAAAGAAGAAATAAAATGGGAATGTACATTACAGCCGGACTAACTGCAATGTTAATTGGAGTAACTGAACCTGTAGAATATTTATTTTGTTATACTATGCCTTTATTCTATTTTGCAATTTATTGTCCTTTTAATGGAATCATAGCTGCTTTAACTTCAATTTTTAAAGTTAAAATAGGAACATCATTTTCAACAGGTATTTTTGATTTTACTTTAAGTGGTATCGTTCCAACTGTTAATGGTGCTGATACAAGAATATGAATAATACCTATAATTGGATTAATAGCTGCAACAATAATGTTTTTTGCAACTTACTTTTGATTTAAATACTATAACGAAAAAGAAAAAAGAGTAAACATAAAAGCAAGAAACCTAAGAGACTCACTATATTTATTTTTAGATGAAATAGGGGGAATTAGAAATATTAAAAACTATCAAATTAATGATAATAAGTTAAATATTTCCTTTAAAAGAGAACCTGAAGTATCTAAATTATTTAATACTTTTGATGTTATTGAAAAAAATAATAATGAATACAAATTGCAAATAAAAGAAAATAAAATGGAAGTTATAGAACTTACAAATTATATTATTAGCAATAGAATAACAAAAAAGGGAAATTAA
- a CDS encoding GNAT family N-acetyltransferase, with protein MKLEFVNPTLKYKNEISQALLEIINIEEVNDPIPGTSNINGYSTIEEWLEFVNKKDIDTVLVPFIQYLVFNENKELVGFLNIRLSLNEHLLNFGGHIGYCVVPKHRRRGYATEMMKRAIKVCKENDINEILMTCKVDNLASEKIILKNNGNFDDIRFDGKSSFKRFWIKL; from the coding sequence ATGAAACTTGAATTTGTAAATCCAACACTAAAATATAAAAATGAAATTTCTCAAGCATTATTAGAAATAATAAATATAGAGGAAGTAAATGATCCTATACCAGGAACTTCTAATATTAATGGTTATTCAACTATTGAAGAGTGATTAGAATTTGTTAATAAAAAAGATATTGACACTGTTTTAGTTCCTTTTATTCAATACTTGGTATTTAACGAAAATAAAGAGCTAGTAGGTTTTTTGAATATAAGATTATCTTTAAATGAACATCTTTTAAACTTTGGAGGACACATTGGCTATTGTGTCGTTCCTAAACATAGAAGAAGAGGTTATGCAACTGAAATGATGAAACGAGCTATTAAAGTTTGCAAGGAAAATGATATTAACGAAATATTAATGACATGCAAAGTTGATAACTTAGCTTCTGAAAAAATAATCTTAAAAAATAATGGAAATTTTGATGATATTAGATTTGATGGTAAATCAAGCTTTAAAAGATTTTGAATAAAATTATAA
- the scm1 gene encoding motility-associated protein Scm1, translating to MRHKNTYTGAIVITVLLLIGFIVAGTVGHSINVNAILDAKEKNASWSNLVDFDALRNNITTPLSLSFFLFGIGGLGELVGNEIQNWFGLVVFTITSIVVIPLLLTLFVCYLSVVIVLYSVEFLRRDSEVRRVKMIGKWGMYVSFGLALLFTFIGIALFASTESGLKNDLDEGFKNYDTFAITTFLTHMTNGTVFGGLNSPLLSDSNVIANLKGGMALLVVLLPITIICLIAFGSMYIGVFVSKRESKSSRFFNWLKNIRIDSLREYVGLNLRNPWIWITSITFMITIIIPGFAHPYTTLTQILISAVNIFVIPLAFSPMIVGFFMAKAIKRFNYNLLMFVQILVLLAFTWAIQINLWVFFKDSMYQISWLSAFLPFITCSISLVGAFGFVKFSDK from the coding sequence ATGAGACATAAAAATACATATACAGGTGCTATTGTAATTACAGTCCTTCTTTTAATTGGATTTATAGTAGCAGGAACTGTAGGACATTCTATAAATGTAAATGCTATATTAGATGCAAAAGAAAAAAATGCTTCTTGAAGTAATCTTGTTGATTTTGATGCTTTAAGAAATAATATAACAACTCCATTATCATTATCATTTTTCTTATTTGGTATTGGTGGACTTGGAGAGTTAGTGGGGAATGAAATTCAAAACTGATTTGGACTAGTTGTATTTACAATTACATCAATAGTTGTAATACCATTATTACTTACTTTATTTGTTTGTTATTTATCAGTTGTAATAGTTTTATATTCAGTAGAATTCTTAAGAAGAGATTCTGAGGTTAGAAGAGTTAAAATGATCGGTAAATGAGGTATGTATGTTTCATTTGGTCTAGCTCTATTATTTACTTTTATAGGAATAGCTTTATTTGCTTCAACTGAAAGTGGATTAAAAAATGACTTAGATGAAGGATTTAAAAATTACGATACTTTTGCAATTACAACATTCTTAACACATATGACAAATGGTACTGTTTTTGGTGGACTTAACAGTCCATTATTAAGTGATTCAAATGTTATTGCAAACCTAAAAGGTGGTATGGCTTTATTAGTTGTATTATTGCCAATTACAATTATTTGTTTAATAGCATTTGGTTCAATGTATATTGGGGTTTTCGTTTCAAAAAGAGAAAGTAAATCATCAAGATTCTTTAACTGATTGAAAAATATTAGAATTGACTCACTTAGAGAATATGTTGGGTTAAATCTAAGAAACCCATGAATTTGAATTACTTCAATAACATTTATGATTACAATTATAATTCCTGGATTTGCACATCCATATACAACTTTAACTCAGATTTTAATATCTGCAGTTAACATATTTGTTATTCCTTTAGCGTTTTCTCCTATGATTGTTGGGTTCTTTATGGCAAAAGCAATCAAGAGATTTAACTATAACTTATTAATGTTTGTTCAAATACTTGTATTATTAGCATTTACTTGAGCAATTCAAATTAACTTATGAGTATTTTTCAAAGACTCAATGTACCAAATCTCATGATTAAGTGCATTCTTACCATTTATTACATGTTCTATATCATTGGTTGGAGCATTTGGATTTGTAAAATTCTCAGACAAATAA